Proteins co-encoded in one Cupriavidus taiwanensis genomic window:
- a CDS encoding L-rhamnonate dehydratase, whose translation MKITNVRARVFEWKGKTVPPQAHFCTNATDILFERGDAMGSFRFHGWMVVEIETDSGLVGIGNCALAPRVAKQIVDQYLAPVVLGQDPFDNEYLWQKMYRRTHAWGRKGIGMAAISAVDIALWDLMGKAVGKPVFKLLGGRTKEKIWCYASKLYNNDDRDAFLAEAQGYLDQGFTAMKMRFGYGPKDGPAGMQKNLEQVRLLRELVGDGVDIMLECYMGWTLEYARRMLPRLAEFNPRWLEEPVIADDIEGYVELKKASPFPISGGEHEFTSYGFKDLLERRAVDVIQYDTNRVGGITAAQKINAMAEAWSVPVIPHAGQMHNYHLTMASTASPMAEYFPVHDVEVGNELFYYIFKGDPAPDNGYLQLDDNLPGLGLELNPAYFDQFDILG comes from the coding sequence ATGAAGATCACCAACGTCCGCGCCCGCGTCTTCGAATGGAAGGGCAAGACCGTGCCGCCGCAGGCGCACTTCTGCACCAACGCCACCGACATCCTGTTCGAGCGCGGCGACGCCATGGGCTCGTTCCGCTTCCACGGCTGGATGGTGGTCGAGATCGAGACCGATAGCGGCCTGGTCGGCATCGGCAACTGCGCGCTCGCGCCGCGCGTGGCCAAGCAGATCGTCGACCAGTACCTGGCCCCGGTGGTGCTGGGCCAGGATCCGTTCGACAACGAATACCTGTGGCAGAAGATGTATCGCCGCACTCATGCCTGGGGCCGCAAGGGCATCGGCATGGCGGCGATCTCGGCGGTGGATATCGCGCTGTGGGACCTGATGGGCAAGGCCGTCGGCAAGCCGGTGTTCAAGCTGCTGGGCGGGCGCACCAAGGAAAAGATCTGGTGCTATGCCTCCAAGCTCTACAACAACGATGACCGCGATGCCTTCCTGGCCGAAGCGCAAGGCTACCTTGACCAGGGCTTTACCGCGATGAAGATGCGCTTCGGCTACGGGCCCAAGGACGGTCCCGCAGGCATGCAGAAAAACCTCGAGCAGGTGCGGTTGCTGCGCGAGCTGGTCGGCGACGGCGTCGACATCATGCTGGAGTGCTACATGGGCTGGACGCTGGAGTACGCGCGCCGCATGCTGCCGCGCCTGGCGGAGTTCAATCCCCGCTGGCTGGAAGAGCCAGTGATCGCCGACGATATCGAAGGCTATGTCGAGCTGAAGAAGGCGAGCCCGTTTCCGATCTCCGGCGGCGAGCACGAGTTCACTTCGTACGGCTTCAAGGACCTGCTGGAGCGCCGCGCGGTCGACGTGATCCAGTACGACACCAACCGTGTCGGCGGCATCACCGCGGCGCAGAAGATCAACGCCATGGCCGAGGCCTGGTCGGTGCCGGTGATCCCGCACGCCGGCCAGATGCACAATTACCACCTGACCATGGCGTCGACCGCGTCGCCGATGGCCGAGTACTTCCCGGTGCATGATGTCGAGGTCGGCAACGAGCTGTTCTACTACATCTTCAAGGGTGACCCGGCGCCGGACAACGGCTACCTGCAGCTTGACGACAACCTGCCGGGGCTGGGGCTGGAGCTGAATCCGGCCTACTTCGACCAGTTCGATATCCTCGGCTGA
- a CDS encoding LysR substrate-binding domain-containing protein, with protein MPAPIPSPATSPAWHNHTRLKTRQLLLLLAVADEGSIHRAAERLAMTQPAASKLLRELEELLSVPLFERLPRGMAPTDYGRAMIRHARAVVGSLNQAREEVLALKAGRLGHVAIGAITSPGVRLLPAAIAQVKAHYPGLRVSVEIDNSNVLLDRLGQEKLDMVVARLFPEHDKGRLRYEPMAEEPVCAVVRPGHPMLAAAGLSLADIADAAWLIPPAGTVLRHRFELMFQRASLAPPVNVVETAALLFLTRMVTQSDMIAVLTADVAQYYAAFGMVEILPMAMPCHMDDFGLITPTDRLMSPGALLVAEALREAAQAIYGAQAPA; from the coding sequence ATGCCCGCCCCCATCCCTTCCCCCGCGACCTCGCCGGCCTGGCACAACCACACCCGCCTCAAGACCCGCCAGCTGTTGCTGCTGCTCGCCGTGGCCGACGAAGGCAGCATCCACCGCGCCGCCGAACGCCTGGCGATGACGCAGCCGGCCGCGTCCAAACTGCTGCGCGAGCTGGAGGAGCTGCTGTCGGTGCCGCTGTTCGAGCGCCTGCCGCGCGGCATGGCGCCGACCGACTACGGCCGCGCGATGATCCGGCACGCACGCGCGGTGGTCGGCAGCCTGAACCAGGCGCGCGAAGAGGTGCTGGCGCTGAAGGCCGGACGCCTCGGCCATGTGGCGATCGGCGCGATTACCTCGCCCGGGGTGCGGCTGCTGCCCGCGGCGATCGCGCAGGTCAAGGCGCACTATCCGGGATTGCGGGTCTCGGTCGAGATCGACAACAGCAATGTGCTGCTCGACCGCCTGGGACAGGAAAAGCTCGACATGGTGGTGGCGCGCCTGTTCCCGGAGCACGACAAGGGTCGGCTGCGCTACGAGCCGATGGCAGAGGAACCGGTATGCGCGGTGGTGCGCCCGGGCCATCCGATGCTGGCCGCAGCCGGGCTGTCGCTGGCCGACATCGCCGACGCCGCCTGGCTGATCCCGCCCGCCGGCACCGTGCTGCGCCACCGCTTCGAGCTGATGTTCCAGCGCGCCAGCCTGGCGCCGCCGGTCAATGTGGTCGAGACCGCCGCGCTGCTGTTCCTGACGCGCATGGTGACGCAGTCGGACATGATCGCGGTGCTGACCGCCGACGTGGCGCAGTACTACGCCGCATTCGGCATGGTAGAGATCCTGCCAATGGCGATGCCCTGCCATATGGACGACTTCGGCCTGATTACGCCGACCGACCGGCTGATGTCCCCCGGCGCGCTGCTGGTCGCGGAGGCGCTGCGCGAGGCCGCGCAGGCGATCTATGGCGCGCAAGCGCCGGCGTGA
- a CDS encoding IlvD/Edd family dehydratase, which produces MSDSNDKQRKPLRSTAWFGTADKNGFMYRSWMKNQGIPDHAFDGRPVIGICNTWSELTPCNAHFRKLAEHVKRGVYEAGGFPVEFPVFSNGESNLRPTAMLTRNLAAMDVEEAIRGNPIDAVVLLTGCDKTTPALLMGAASCDVPAIVVTGGPMLNGKLDGKDIGSGTAVWQLHESLKAGEINLHQFLSAEAGMSRSAGTCNTMGTASTMACMAEALGTSLPHNAAIPAVDSRRYVLAHMSGIRIVEMAREDLTLSKILTRQAFENAIRVNAAIGGSTNAVIHLKAIAGRIGVPLELEDWSTVGRDTPTIVDLMPSGRFLMEEFYYAGGLPAVLRRMGEAGLLPHPGALTVNGKTIWDNVRDAPITNDEVIRPLDQPLIRDGSIRILRGNLSPRGAVLKPSAATPRLLRHRGRAVVFENLEHYKERIVDESLEVDENSVLVLKRCGPRGYPGMAEVGNMGLPPKLLRQGIKDMVRISDARMSGTAYGTVVLHVAPEAAAGGPLAIVRDGDWIELDCEAGRLHLDIDPAEFERRMADVQPLQAPADGGYRKLYVDHVLQADQGCDLDFLVGCRGRAVPRHSH; this is translated from the coding sequence ATGTCGGATTCCAACGACAAGCAACGCAAGCCGCTGCGCTCGACCGCGTGGTTCGGCACCGCCGACAAGAACGGCTTCATGTACCGCAGCTGGATGAAGAACCAGGGCATTCCCGACCACGCCTTCGACGGCCGCCCGGTGATCGGCATCTGCAACACGTGGTCGGAACTGACGCCGTGCAACGCCCACTTCCGCAAGCTGGCCGAGCACGTCAAGCGCGGCGTGTACGAGGCCGGCGGCTTCCCGGTGGAATTCCCGGTGTTCTCCAACGGCGAATCCAACCTGCGCCCGACCGCGATGCTGACGCGCAACCTGGCCGCGATGGACGTCGAGGAAGCGATCCGCGGCAACCCGATCGACGCCGTGGTGCTGCTGACCGGCTGCGACAAGACCACGCCCGCGCTGCTGATGGGCGCTGCCAGCTGCGACGTGCCTGCCATCGTCGTCACCGGCGGGCCGATGCTCAACGGCAAGCTCGACGGCAAGGACATCGGCTCCGGCACCGCGGTCTGGCAACTGCATGAATCGCTGAAGGCGGGCGAGATCAACCTGCACCAGTTCCTGTCGGCCGAAGCCGGCATGTCGCGCTCGGCCGGCACCTGCAACACCATGGGCACTGCCTCGACCATGGCCTGCATGGCCGAGGCGCTGGGCACCTCGCTGCCGCACAACGCGGCGATCCCGGCGGTCGATTCGCGCCGCTACGTGCTGGCGCACATGTCCGGCATCCGCATCGTCGAGATGGCGCGCGAGGACCTGACGCTGTCGAAGATCCTGACGCGCCAGGCGTTCGAGAACGCGATCCGGGTCAATGCGGCGATCGGCGGCTCGACCAACGCCGTGATCCACCTGAAGGCGATCGCCGGACGCATCGGGGTGCCGCTCGAACTGGAAGACTGGAGCACGGTGGGGCGCGACACGCCGACCATCGTCGACCTGATGCCGTCGGGCCGCTTCCTGATGGAAGAGTTTTACTACGCCGGCGGCCTGCCCGCGGTGCTGCGCCGCATGGGCGAGGCCGGACTGCTGCCGCATCCGGGCGCGCTGACCGTCAACGGCAAGACGATCTGGGACAACGTCAGGGATGCGCCGATCACCAACGACGAAGTCATCCGCCCGCTGGACCAGCCGCTGATCCGCGATGGCAGCATCCGCATCCTGCGCGGCAACCTGTCGCCGCGCGGCGCGGTGCTCAAGCCGTCGGCGGCTACGCCCAGGCTGCTGCGCCATCGCGGCCGCGCGGTGGTGTTCGAAAACCTGGAGCACTACAAGGAGCGCATCGTCGACGAGTCGCTCGAGGTCGACGAGAATTCGGTGCTCGTCCTCAAGCGCTGCGGCCCGCGCGGCTATCCCGGCATGGCCGAGGTCGGCAACATGGGCCTGCCGCCCAAGCTGCTGCGCCAGGGCATCAAGGACATGGTGCGCATTTCCGATGCGCGCATGAGCGGCACCGCCTATGGCACCGTGGTGCTGCACGTGGCACCGGAAGCCGCTGCCGGCGGGCCGCTGGCGATCGTGCGCGACGGCGACTGGATCGAGCTGGACTGCGAGGCCGGACGCCTGCACCTGGATATCGACCCCGCCGAGTTCGAGCGCCGCATGGCCGACGTGCAGCCGCTGCAGGCGCCTGCCGACGGCGGCTATCGCAAGCTGTACGTCGACCACGTGCTGCAGGCCGACCAGGGCTGCGACCTCGACTTCCTGGTGGGCTGCCGCGGCCGCGCGGTGCCGCGCCACTCGCACTGA
- a CDS encoding MFS transporter, translating to MQGTHTAPIERAAPTRAETSPAAEEHRIIGMLVRRLIPFLALIYVVAYIDRSVVGFAKLHMNAAIGISDAAYGLGAGLFFVGYFLCEVPSNLALERFGARRWFARILFTWGVITMAMAFTQGAHSFYMLRFLLGAAEAGLYPGILYFLTKWFPMRHRARIIGLLVLAQPIALIITGPIAGLVLSTHGLFGMNNWQTLFVLSGLPAVLLCLPTLKLLPESPASAAWLAPADRAWIERELAADQAAYALKSHGNPLRALRDKRVLLLSLLFLPFPLSIYGLSLWLPTIIKQFGVTDAMTGLLSAVPYLFAVVGLWLVPRHSDRKRERYGHIVVVSGMAAITMALSAWVQSPVLQFLFICLTAFSIYSIQAVVWALPGEFLTGASAAVGIATINSLANLGGYFGPYGIGVIKDATGSLAAGLYFLAAMLLFAVLMAFVVRAALRPAPERA from the coding sequence ATGCAAGGCACCCACACCGCGCCGATCGAGCGCGCCGCCCCGACCCGGGCTGAAACTTCACCAGCCGCGGAGGAGCACCGCATCATCGGCATGCTGGTGCGGCGCCTGATCCCGTTCCTGGCGCTGATCTATGTGGTCGCGTATATCGACCGCTCGGTGGTCGGCTTCGCCAAGCTGCACATGAACGCGGCCATCGGCATCAGCGATGCCGCCTACGGGCTGGGCGCCGGCCTGTTCTTCGTCGGCTACTTCCTGTGCGAGGTGCCGAGCAACCTGGCGCTGGAACGCTTCGGCGCGCGCCGCTGGTTTGCGCGCATCCTGTTCACCTGGGGCGTGATCACCATGGCGATGGCGTTCACGCAGGGCGCGCACAGCTTCTACATGCTGCGCTTCCTGCTGGGCGCGGCCGAGGCCGGGCTGTATCCGGGCATCCTCTACTTCCTCACCAAGTGGTTCCCGATGCGGCACCGCGCGCGCATCATCGGCCTGCTGGTGCTGGCGCAACCGATCGCGCTGATCATCACCGGACCGATCGCCGGGCTGGTGCTGTCCACCCACGGCCTGTTCGGCATGAACAACTGGCAGACGCTGTTCGTGCTGAGCGGCCTGCCCGCGGTGCTGCTGTGCCTGCCGACGCTGAAGCTGCTGCCCGAGTCGCCGGCCAGCGCCGCCTGGCTGGCGCCGGCGGACCGCGCCTGGATCGAGCGCGAACTGGCCGCCGACCAGGCCGCCTATGCACTGAAATCGCACGGCAATCCGCTGCGCGCGCTCAGGGACAAGCGCGTGCTGCTGCTGTCGCTGCTGTTCCTGCCGTTTCCGCTCAGCATCTACGGGCTGTCGCTGTGGCTGCCGACCATCATCAAGCAGTTCGGCGTTACCGATGCGATGACCGGGCTGCTGTCGGCCGTGCCCTACCTGTTTGCCGTGGTCGGGCTGTGGCTGGTGCCGCGCCACTCGGACCGCAAGCGCGAGCGCTACGGCCATATCGTGGTGGTGTCGGGCATGGCCGCCATCACCATGGCGCTGAGCGCATGGGTGCAGTCACCGGTGCTGCAGTTCCTGTTTATCTGCCTGACCGCGTTCTCGATCTACTCGATCCAGGCGGTGGTGTGGGCGCTGCCCGGCGAGTTCCTGACCGGCGCCAGCGCCGCGGTGGGCATCGCCACCATCAACTCGCTGGCCAATCTGGGCGGCTATTTCGGGCCATATGGCATCGGCGTGATCAAGGACGCCACCGGCAGCCTTGCCGCCGGGCTGTATTTCCTGGCGGCGATGCTTTTGTTTGCTGTGCTGATGGCCTTTGTCGTGCGCGCGGCGCTGCGGCCGGCGCCTGAGCGCGCCTGA
- a CDS encoding GNAT family N-acetyltransferase: protein MPEIALIPATAADTDRLAAMHAASWQHTYPGMLPDAYLRDQAYPERLAAWRARMHDGADGPAEVTLALVDGEAAGFACLLPQADLRFGIYLDNLHVLPAFHGQGLGKRLLAHCAQRVAQGWPGQPLFLYVLDANAQAREFYQRLGGEASAPFEDDFHGPGLRVMVRRVTWRDVAELARRLA from the coding sequence ATGCCCGAAATTGCGCTGATTCCCGCCACCGCCGCCGATACCGACCGGCTTGCCGCCATGCACGCCGCCAGCTGGCAGCACACGTACCCCGGCATGCTGCCCGACGCTTACCTGCGCGACCAGGCCTACCCCGAGCGCCTGGCGGCCTGGCGCGCGCGCATGCACGACGGCGCCGATGGCCCCGCCGAGGTCACGCTGGCGCTGGTCGACGGCGAGGCCGCCGGCTTTGCCTGCCTGTTGCCGCAGGCCGACCTACGCTTTGGCATCTACCTGGACAACCTGCATGTCCTGCCGGCTTTCCATGGCCAGGGGTTAGGCAAGCGGCTGCTGGCGCATTGCGCGCAACGGGTCGCGCAGGGCTGGCCGGGGCAGCCGCTGTTCCTCTATGTGCTCGATGCCAATGCGCAGGCGCGCGAGTTCTACCAGCGGCTGGGCGGCGAGGCATCGGCGCCGTTCGAGGACGATTTCCATGGACCTGGCCTGCGCGTGATGGTGCGGCGCGTGACCTGGCGCGACGTGGCGGAACTGGCCAGGCGGCTGGCGTAG
- a CDS encoding PadR family transcriptional regulator, protein MSTQHALLISLIEKPSSGYDLARRFDRSIGYFWHATHQQIYRELGRMADSGWIAADESDAAEGEGNADRRNRKKVYRVLPAGREELARWVLAPGAGLDQREEILVKLRADAVIGPLGLADEMRRLIALHRARLETYLAIERRDFSAPDMDRAQQLRYALLQRGIRFETDWVAWGEALLPLL, encoded by the coding sequence ATGTCGACCCAGCACGCCTTGTTGATCTCCCTGATCGAAAAGCCTTCGTCCGGCTACGACCTGGCGCGGCGCTTCGACCGCTCCATCGGCTATTTCTGGCATGCCACGCACCAGCAGATCTATCGCGAACTGGGCCGCATGGCGGACAGCGGCTGGATTGCCGCCGATGAAAGCGACGCGGCCGAAGGCGAGGGCAACGCCGACCGGCGCAACCGCAAGAAGGTCTACCGGGTGTTGCCCGCGGGCCGTGAAGAACTGGCGCGCTGGGTGCTGGCGCCGGGCGCGGGGCTGGACCAGCGCGAGGAGATCCTGGTCAAGCTGCGCGCCGATGCGGTGATCGGACCGCTCGGCCTGGCTGACGAGATGCGGCGGCTGATCGCGCTGCACCGCGCCCGCCTCGAGACCTACCTGGCGATCGAGCGGCGCGATTTCTCGGCGCCCGACATGGACCGCGCGCAACAGCTGCGCTATGCGCTGCTGCAGCGCGGGATCCGCTTCGAGACCGACTGGGTCGCCTGGGGCGAGGCCCTGCTGCCGCTGCTGTAG
- a CDS encoding NAD(P)H-dependent flavin oxidoreductase, whose protein sequence is MALPAQLQNRLSLPVVCSPLFIISNPDLVIAQCKAGVVGSFPALNARPAPKLEEWLDRITTELAEHDARHPERPSAPFAVNQIVHKSNDRLEHDLELCVRYKVPVVITSLGARKEVNDAVHSYGGIVLHDVINNAFARKAIEKGADGLVAVAAGAGGHAGTLSPFALLHEIREWFDGPLLLSGAISSGDAILAAQAAGADLAYIGSAFIATQEANAQDGYKQMIVDSSANDIVYSNLFTGVHGNYLRGSIERAGLDPNALPQSDPSKMNFGSTSVKAWKDIWGAGQGVGAIKRVVPAAELVRRFAEEYALARRRLGLGEASPAGARAVDLA, encoded by the coding sequence ATGGCCCTTCCCGCCCAGCTGCAGAACCGGCTTTCGCTGCCGGTGGTCTGCTCGCCGCTGTTCATCATCTCCAATCCCGACCTGGTCATCGCCCAGTGCAAGGCCGGCGTGGTCGGCTCGTTCCCGGCGCTGAACGCGCGCCCCGCGCCCAAGCTGGAGGAATGGCTGGACCGCATCACCACCGAACTGGCGGAGCACGACGCCAGGCACCCCGAGCGCCCGTCGGCGCCGTTCGCGGTCAACCAGATCGTGCACAAGTCCAATGACCGGCTCGAGCATGACCTGGAACTGTGCGTGCGCTACAAGGTGCCGGTCGTGATCACCTCGCTGGGCGCGCGCAAGGAAGTCAACGACGCGGTCCACTCCTATGGCGGCATCGTGCTGCATGACGTGATCAACAACGCCTTCGCGCGCAAGGCGATCGAAAAAGGCGCGGACGGGCTGGTGGCGGTGGCCGCCGGCGCCGGCGGTCATGCCGGCACGCTGTCGCCGTTCGCGCTGCTGCACGAGATCCGCGAATGGTTCGACGGCCCGCTGCTGCTGTCGGGCGCGATCTCCAGCGGCGACGCCATCCTGGCCGCGCAGGCCGCCGGCGCCGACCTGGCCTATATCGGCTCGGCCTTTATCGCCACGCAGGAAGCCAACGCGCAGGACGGCTACAAGCAGATGATCGTCGATAGCAGTGCCAACGACATCGTCTATTCCAACCTGTTCACGGGCGTGCACGGCAACTACCTGCGCGGCAGCATCGAGCGCGCAGGTCTGGACCCGAACGCGCTGCCGCAATCGGACCCGTCGAAGATGAATTTCGGCTCGACCAGCGTGAAAGCGTGGAAGGACATCTGGGGCGCCGGCCAGGGCGTCGGCGCGATCAAGCGGGTGGTGCCGGCCGCCGAACTGGTGCGCCGCTTTGCCGAGGAGTACGCCCTGGCGCGCCGGCGCCTGGGACTGGGCGAGGCCAGCCCGGCGGGCGCGCGCGCCGTCGACCTGGCCTGA
- a CDS encoding nuclear transport factor 2 family protein codes for MTTALLPAAQASLDAWHQMIATQSMEGLDAIVADDVVFRSPVAHTPYPGRAAIALVLTTVNQVFQDFRYHRSFVSDDGHSVVLEFSASVDGKALKGIDMIRFDDAGRIAEFEVMVRPRSGLEALAAAMAARLASQKHVLTGAA; via the coding sequence GTGACCACTGCCCTGCTTCCCGCCGCCCAGGCTTCGCTCGACGCCTGGCACCAGATGATCGCCACCCAGTCGATGGAAGGGCTCGATGCCATCGTCGCCGACGACGTGGTATTCCGCTCGCCGGTGGCGCACACGCCGTATCCCGGGCGCGCCGCCATTGCCCTGGTGCTGACCACGGTGAACCAGGTGTTCCAGGACTTCCGCTACCACCGCAGCTTTGTCAGCGACGACGGCCACAGCGTGGTGCTGGAATTCAGTGCCAGCGTGGACGGCAAGGCGCTCAAGGGCATCGACATGATTCGCTTCGACGACGCCGGCCGCATTGCCGAGTTCGAGGTCATGGTGCGTCCGCGTTCCGGCCTGGAGGCGCTGGCCGCCGCCATGGCCGCGCGCCTGGCGAGCCAGAAACACGTGCTGACCGGCGCCGCCTGA
- a CDS encoding tyrosine-type recombinase/integrase: protein MTTKPSAAQLEQAALFDADLAAWRDHPERAFDGWLAQHGFRRGTSVVYRAMWGKLLRWSAERGLPPLSWSAEQIGEFLDAQQLHKSHRYRYARLIERVFHHLSRLREGLHNPGSQAVRAHLAEGENDPTAFLLPGERDLLVARILGPAGAPADTGAAASPTQWKRARDAALLAVLLGGGLKVAEARALRTDVIADGAPGRMALRMVRPDNGRAYTVPLFPLAHAPLRAWLALREASGTLGSLVFPAMPTGRPMHAASVYRRVEILLEEAGVLAGRSERASPQTLRNTCAAMHFEAGTGPAEVAQCLGMRDLESGWRLRAAYAAWQARAGLLVPVSAAAD from the coding sequence GTGACCACCAAGCCCAGCGCCGCCCAACTCGAGCAGGCGGCCTTGTTCGATGCCGACCTGGCCGCCTGGCGCGACCATCCCGAGCGCGCGTTCGACGGCTGGCTGGCGCAGCACGGTTTTCGCCGCGGCACCAGCGTGGTCTACCGCGCCATGTGGGGCAAGCTGCTGCGCTGGTCGGCCGAACGCGGCCTGCCGCCGCTGAGCTGGTCCGCCGAGCAGATCGGCGAATTCCTGGACGCGCAGCAGCTGCACAAGTCGCACCGCTACCGCTATGCGCGGCTGATCGAACGGGTGTTCCACCACCTGTCGCGCCTGCGCGAGGGCCTGCACAACCCGGGCAGCCAGGCGGTGCGCGCCCATCTGGCCGAGGGCGAAAACGACCCCACCGCCTTCCTGCTGCCCGGCGAGCGCGACCTGCTGGTGGCGCGCATCCTTGGCCCGGCCGGCGCGCCGGCCGACACCGGCGCCGCGGCATCGCCCACGCAATGGAAGCGCGCCCGCGATGCCGCGCTGCTGGCCGTGCTGCTCGGCGGCGGCCTGAAGGTGGCGGAGGCGCGCGCGCTGCGCACCGACGTGATCGCCGATGGCGCGCCCGGGCGGATGGCGCTGCGCATGGTGCGCCCGGACAACGGCCGGGCCTATACGGTGCCGCTGTTCCCGCTGGCCCATGCCCCGCTGCGTGCCTGGCTGGCGCTGCGCGAGGCGTCCGGCACGCTCGGCAGCCTGGTGTTCCCGGCCATGCCGACCGGCCGGCCGATGCATGCCGCGTCGGTCTACCGGCGCGTGGAAATCCTGCTGGAGGAGGCCGGCGTGCTGGCCGGGCGCAGCGAGCGCGCCTCGCCGCAGACCTTGCGCAACACCTGCGCCGCCATGCATTTCGAGGCCGGCACCGGGCCCGCCGAGGTGGCGCAGTGCCTG